A single genomic interval of Aureliella helgolandensis harbors:
- a CDS encoding exonuclease/endonuclease/phosphatase family protein yields MFPIKRRWPILTGIVAALTYAFNHYEIAGLEQLKFVARSQNSPLQLSQSSPAPLDIYGNPTYPSAANRPFDPTQYGVQTVPSAAAMGSPSASFSSNAQNQPWQGLLNAGEKFTLLAEQMQANSREQQQVGGAAGNLAISTPLAVSPSFVNVQPHRSGLPPAPPNGSLPSTAFNPNLGSTNPPPASVPVGTAASADSSASSNASGSFQASAGTARRSIRVASFNLESLGPAKLAKPHVMQTLISILRQYDIVALQGVQSPRDDILPMVVERLNQSGGNFDYLIGPRVGRVAPHDQYAFIFDTASVETDRYRLYTVEDPDDLINFDPLVAWFRCKGEAVERAFTFSVVNVRIDPDFSSAEQAILPGLIQAIQVDGRNEDDWIMTGDFCGGMAALRLLDDGNIRFAIRDIPTEVTGSQMLDSIFFPALATLEFTGRAGAFDFLRKYNLSIEQASEISRHMPVWAEFSIREGAEPGRIAPPLNANQVY; encoded by the coding sequence ATGTTTCCGATCAAACGTCGTTGGCCCATTCTCACCGGCATTGTGGCTGCCTTAACCTACGCCTTCAACCACTATGAAATCGCGGGGCTTGAGCAGCTGAAGTTCGTGGCTCGATCGCAGAACTCTCCTCTGCAACTCTCCCAGAGTTCTCCCGCCCCACTGGATATCTACGGCAATCCGACCTATCCATCCGCGGCAAATCGCCCCTTCGACCCGACGCAATATGGCGTTCAGACAGTGCCTTCCGCTGCAGCGATGGGCTCGCCCTCGGCGAGCTTTTCTTCCAATGCGCAGAACCAACCGTGGCAGGGATTGCTGAACGCTGGCGAGAAGTTCACGCTACTGGCCGAACAGATGCAAGCGAATTCCAGAGAGCAGCAGCAGGTGGGAGGGGCGGCGGGGAATCTGGCGATCTCGACACCTCTAGCGGTGTCTCCTAGTTTTGTGAATGTCCAGCCCCATCGGAGCGGGCTACCGCCTGCTCCCCCAAATGGCTCGCTGCCGTCGACAGCTTTCAATCCCAATCTTGGATCGACGAATCCGCCGCCAGCGAGCGTGCCAGTCGGGACAGCTGCTTCTGCAGACTCCTCGGCCAGTTCCAATGCGTCGGGAAGTTTTCAAGCGTCGGCGGGGACGGCCCGAAGGTCGATTCGCGTGGCGAGTTTTAACCTTGAATCCTTGGGGCCGGCAAAACTGGCGAAACCCCATGTTATGCAAACGCTGATCAGTATCTTGAGGCAGTATGATATCGTTGCACTCCAGGGTGTGCAGAGCCCGCGCGATGATATTCTGCCGATGGTGGTGGAACGCTTGAATCAGTCGGGCGGTAATTTCGACTATCTGATTGGACCGAGAGTGGGCCGCGTTGCGCCGCATGATCAGTATGCGTTCATCTTTGATACCGCCAGTGTTGAAACTGATCGATACCGTCTGTACACCGTGGAGGATCCCGATGATTTGATCAATTTTGATCCTCTGGTCGCTTGGTTTCGCTGCAAGGGGGAGGCCGTCGAGCGGGCATTCACCTTCTCCGTGGTCAATGTCCGCATCGATCCCGATTTCTCCAGTGCTGAACAGGCCATACTACCGGGGTTGATTCAGGCGATCCAGGTCGATGGGCGCAACGAAGACGATTGGATCATGACCGGAGATTTCTGTGGAGGAATGGCCGCACTGCGTCTGCTTGACGATGGAAACATCCGCTTTGCCATTCGTGATATTCCTACGGAGGTTACCGGTAGCCAAATGCTCGATTCCATCTTCTTTCCCGCGCTGGCCACCCTTGAATTCACCGGACGAGCGGGAGCTTTCGATTTCCTGCGTAAGTACAACCTGTCCATTGAACAGGCGAGTGAGATTAGTCGACACATGCCGGTCTGGGCAGAGTTTTCGATCCGTGAGGGCGCTGAGCCGGGGCGCATCGCACCGCCGCTCAATGCGAATCAAGTCTATTGA
- a CDS encoding anthranilate synthase component II has protein sequence MILVLDNYDSFTYNLVQRMGEIDPTVEIKVVRNDKLTIDEVRQLAPARILISPGPCSPCDAGISVDIVKELAGEFPILGVCLGHQSIGEALGGKVVRAPELMHGKTDRIHHDNRGFFEGLPNPFVATRYHSLVIEPSSLPSELELTAWVDDSQGNRQIMGVRHRVHPIEGWQFHPESFLTEPGIELLRRFLNWNVAVPS, from the coding sequence ATGATTTTAGTCTTAGATAACTACGATTCATTCACGTACAACCTCGTGCAACGCATGGGGGAGATCGACCCTACGGTCGAGATCAAGGTCGTCCGGAATGACAAGCTCACGATCGACGAGGTTCGACAGCTTGCGCCTGCCCGCATCTTGATATCGCCAGGCCCTTGCTCTCCCTGTGATGCTGGGATCAGTGTCGACATCGTAAAAGAGCTGGCGGGCGAATTTCCAATCCTCGGGGTTTGCTTGGGGCATCAATCGATCGGCGAAGCTTTGGGGGGAAAAGTGGTCAGGGCGCCGGAGTTGATGCATGGCAAAACCGATCGAATTCACCATGACAATCGCGGCTTTTTTGAGGGATTGCCCAATCCTTTCGTCGCTACCCGCTACCATTCCTTAGTGATTGAGCCCAGCAGTCTGCCGTCTGAACTGGAGTTGACTGCGTGGGTAGACGACAGCCAGGGAAATCGTCAAATTATGGGGGTTCGCCACCGAGTCCACCCCATTGAAGGTTGGCAATTTCACCCCGAAAGCTTTTTAACCGAACCTGGAATTGAACTGCTGCGTCGATTCCTTAATTGGAACGTTGCGGTCCCGTCCTGA
- the aroE gene encoding shikimate dehydrogenase, with protein MLCVTIGRSRHKAMIAEYQFLAEKGADLVEMRLDYIGRHIDLTRLLANRPCPVVVTCRRKEDGGRWDKSEEERLMILRNAIASGVDFVDLEEDVAGSIPRYGATKRIVSLHNFEFTPNNLEEIHGRLADLDADVVKIATMANSFTDCIRMLRLVESAKVPTIGLCMGDTGVITRVLGLRYGSPFTYTTMSSERKIAPGQVTFDTMRDVYRAKEIDADTKLFGVVADPVSHSLSPQIHNAAFKHDNLNYRYLPFRIAADELPLFLQWCKETGVGGLSVTIPHKEAMLELMSQAESATTNIGAINTVAIDGNEASGYNTDYRAAMDCLQEALSTQNTMQKKGAPPGQPEELFRGRGALIMGAGGVARAIAYGLRQRGAVVTIASRTEERAKKLARDIGGKAISWEARYSLQPGILVNCTPIGMHPDVDSTPYDKAKLLNETIVFDTVYNPEHTLLIKDARAAGCFVVNGLDMFVRQAAYQYKLFTGLEPPSKLMRETVKKITSPVKF; from the coding sequence ATGCTCTGTGTAACAATTGGTCGAAGTCGCCATAAGGCAATGATTGCCGAGTACCAATTCCTGGCCGAAAAAGGGGCGGATCTTGTGGAGATGCGACTGGACTACATCGGTCGCCATATTGACTTGACGCGGCTGCTTGCAAATCGGCCCTGTCCGGTAGTCGTGACCTGTCGTCGCAAGGAAGATGGGGGACGCTGGGATAAATCGGAAGAGGAGCGGCTGATGATCTTGCGGAACGCGATTGCTTCGGGGGTCGATTTTGTCGATTTGGAAGAGGACGTGGCCGGTAGTATTCCACGGTATGGAGCCACCAAACGCATCGTCAGCCTCCATAATTTCGAGTTCACGCCAAACAATTTGGAAGAGATCCATGGCCGACTCGCCGACTTAGATGCCGACGTGGTGAAAATTGCCACCATGGCAAATTCCTTCACCGATTGCATTCGCATGTTGCGTTTGGTGGAATCGGCCAAGGTCCCGACCATTGGATTGTGTATGGGCGACACGGGAGTTATTACCCGGGTGCTGGGATTGCGTTATGGATCTCCCTTTACCTACACGACCATGTCCTCAGAGCGCAAGATTGCTCCGGGACAAGTGACCTTTGATACGATGCGCGACGTCTATCGAGCGAAGGAGATCGATGCGGATACCAAGCTGTTCGGTGTCGTTGCAGATCCTGTCTCCCATTCGCTCAGCCCGCAAATCCATAATGCGGCCTTCAAGCATGACAACCTAAACTACCGCTACCTCCCCTTCCGCATTGCTGCGGACGAATTGCCGCTGTTCTTGCAGTGGTGTAAAGAGACCGGCGTCGGCGGCTTGAGCGTAACCATCCCGCACAAGGAAGCGATGCTTGAATTGATGTCGCAGGCGGAGTCGGCGACCACGAATATTGGGGCCATCAACACCGTTGCCATCGATGGCAACGAAGCGTCGGGCTACAACACCGACTACCGGGCAGCCATGGATTGCTTGCAGGAAGCCCTGAGTACCCAGAATACCATGCAGAAGAAGGGGGCCCCTCCCGGCCAGCCAGAAGAGTTGTTCAGGGGACGAGGCGCTTTGATCATGGGTGCCGGAGGGGTGGCTCGGGCCATCGCTTACGGCCTTCGCCAACGTGGCGCGGTGGTTACCATTGCTAGCCGAACCGAAGAGCGTGCCAAAAAATTGGCCCGCGATATTGGCGGGAAAGCCATCTCTTGGGAGGCTCGCTATTCCCTACAACCCGGCATCCTCGTCAACTGCACGCCGATTGGAATGCATCCCGATGTCGATAGCACTCCCTATGACAAAGCCAAGCTCTTAAACGAAACGATCGTGTTCGATACCGTCTACAATCCGGAGCATACTCTGCTAATCAAAGATGCGCGCGCGGCGGGATGTTTTGTGGTCAACGGCCTCGACATGTTCGTTCGGCAAGCAGCCTACCAGTACAAGCTCTTTACCGGTTTGGAGCCACCTAGCAAACTCATGCGTGAAACGGTCAAGAAGATCACCTCGCCAGTCAAGTTCTAG